A region from the Melanotaenia boesemani isolate fMelBoe1 chromosome 11, fMelBoe1.pri, whole genome shotgun sequence genome encodes:
- the si:ch211-12e13.1 gene encoding uncharacterized protein si:ch211-12e13.1 isoform X2 → MGNTQNCIVASLSVCSTYLFYHYIYCSYQSLKTNVLSGDKLPSFVYLYVKYLTGLVTRRTGHLYTDTLTKTPAIVYTILNCRLESSLMRRFCCAAGYGWDYPDTDFRDIPLCFPEILCCKLLLMLLTDGNFRLSPAGLVRVRQTVKSLQPVDELKKGPFMLQVRVLQYEQTATGVEVDICLSATSRSGCLVWESILTLLSKKPPYTASGCLAKNEDKCCLPDEPGRENLKQVELQVPRTIGLQCVWSFSDYSPHWLCSLPARLFGFRSQIAPPLWMLSVCLAEIEKHKGVDVVTAPVNVTAHFKDPLVVPGKVLLRFWDETKNVGQSSGKNLSFQMEQQGHNICHIVGLISRL, encoded by the exons ATGGGGAATACACAGAATTGCATTGTGGCGTCGCTTTCTGTATGTTCAACTTATCTATTTTATCATTACATTTACTGTTCCTATCAGTCgttaaaaacaaatgtgctAAGTGGCGACAAGCTACCAAGTTTTGTGTATCTTTACGTCAAATATTTGACCGGACTTGTCACACGGAGGACAGGACACCTGTACACAGACACCCTCACAAAGACGCCTGCGATTGTTTACACGATCCTAAACTGCAG GCTGGAAAGCTCCTTAATGAGGAGGTTCTGCTGTGCTGCAGGATATGGTTGGGACTATCCAGACACAGATTTTAGAGACATCCCACTGTGCTTCCCTGAGATTCTCTGTTGCAAATTGCTGCTTATGTTGTTAACTGATGGAAACTTCAGGCTCAGCCCAGCAG GTCTGGTCCGTGTGCGTCAGACTGTGAAAAGCCTTCAGCCAGTTGATGAACTGAAGAAGGGTCCGTTCATGCTGCAGGTTAGAGTCCTTCAGTATGAGCAGACTGCTACAGGGGTGGAGGTGgacatctgtctgtctgctacTTCTCGTTCCGGGTGCCTTGTGTGGGAGAGCATCTTAACACTGCTGTCCAAAAAACCACCCTACACAGCCAGCGGATGCTTAGCCAAGAATGAAGACAAGTGTT GCCTACCAGATGAGCCAGGGCGAGAAAATTTGAAGCAAGTAGAGCTCCAAGTTCCCAGGACTATTGGTCTGCAATGTGTATGGTCCTTCTCTGACTATTCCCCCCACTGGCTGTGCTCTCTGCCAGCCAGGTTGTTTGGCTTTAGATCTCAGATAGCACCACCTCTCTGGATGTTGTCTGTCTGCTTGGCAGAGATAGAAAAGCACAAAG GAGTTGACGTCGTCACAGCCCCTGTTAACGTCACAGCCCACTTTAAGGATCCTCTGGTGGTGCCGGGGAAAGTATTACTCAGGTTTTGGGACGAAACCAAAAATGTGGGTCAGTCTTCTGGGAAAAACCTGAGCTTCCAGATGGAGCAACAAGGACACAACATCTGTCATATTGTGGGACTGATTTCCAGGCTttga
- the si:ch211-12e13.1 gene encoding uncharacterized protein si:ch211-12e13.1 isoform X1 — protein MGNTQNCIVASLSVCSTYLFYHYIYCSYQSLKTNVLSGDKLPSFVYLYVKYLTGLVTRRTGHLYTDTLTKTPAIVYTILNCRLESSLMRRFCCAAGYGWDYPDTDFRDIPLCFPEILCCKLLLMLLTDGNFRLSPAGLVRVRQTVKSLQPVDELKKGPFMLQVRVLQYEQTATGVEVDICLSATSRSGCLVWESILTLLSKKPPYTASGCLAKNEDKCCGLPDEPGRENLKQVELQVPRTIGLQCVWSFSDYSPHWLCSLPARLFGFRSQIAPPLWMLSVCLAEIEKHKGVDVVTAPVNVTAHFKDPLVVPGKVLLRFWDETKNVGQSSGKNLSFQMEQQGHNICHIVGLISRL, from the exons ATGGGGAATACACAGAATTGCATTGTGGCGTCGCTTTCTGTATGTTCAACTTATCTATTTTATCATTACATTTACTGTTCCTATCAGTCgttaaaaacaaatgtgctAAGTGGCGACAAGCTACCAAGTTTTGTGTATCTTTACGTCAAATATTTGACCGGACTTGTCACACGGAGGACAGGACACCTGTACACAGACACCCTCACAAAGACGCCTGCGATTGTTTACACGATCCTAAACTGCAG GCTGGAAAGCTCCTTAATGAGGAGGTTCTGCTGTGCTGCAGGATATGGTTGGGACTATCCAGACACAGATTTTAGAGACATCCCACTGTGCTTCCCTGAGATTCTCTGTTGCAAATTGCTGCTTATGTTGTTAACTGATGGAAACTTCAGGCTCAGCCCAGCAG GTCTGGTCCGTGTGCGTCAGACTGTGAAAAGCCTTCAGCCAGTTGATGAACTGAAGAAGGGTCCGTTCATGCTGCAGGTTAGAGTCCTTCAGTATGAGCAGACTGCTACAGGGGTGGAGGTGgacatctgtctgtctgctacTTCTCGTTCCGGGTGCCTTGTGTGGGAGAGCATCTTAACACTGCTGTCCAAAAAACCACCCTACACAGCCAGCGGATGCTTAGCCAAGAATGAAGACAAGTGTTGTG GCCTACCAGATGAGCCAGGGCGAGAAAATTTGAAGCAAGTAGAGCTCCAAGTTCCCAGGACTATTGGTCTGCAATGTGTATGGTCCTTCTCTGACTATTCCCCCCACTGGCTGTGCTCTCTGCCAGCCAGGTTGTTTGGCTTTAGATCTCAGATAGCACCACCTCTCTGGATGTTGTCTGTCTGCTTGGCAGAGATAGAAAAGCACAAAG GAGTTGACGTCGTCACAGCCCCTGTTAACGTCACAGCCCACTTTAAGGATCCTCTGGTGGTGCCGGGGAAAGTATTACTCAGGTTTTGGGACGAAACCAAAAATGTGGGTCAGTCTTCTGGGAAAAACCTGAGCTTCCAGATGGAGCAACAAGGACACAACATCTGTCATATTGTGGGACTGATTTCCAGGCTttga
- the LOC121648509 gene encoding immediate early response 3-interacting protein 1, with amino-acid sequence MAFTLYSLIQAAILCVNAVAVLHEERFLSKIGWGVDQSVGGFGDEPGVKVQLMNLIRSVRTVMRVPLIAVNSVCIVLLLLFG; translated from the exons ATGGCTTTTACCTTATATTCTTTAATCCAAGCAGCCATTCTGTGTGTAAATGCCGTGGCTGTGTTGCACGAAGAAAGatttttaagtaaaa TTGGCTGGGGAGTGGACCAAAGTGTTGGAGGATTTGGCGATGAACCAGGTGTCAAGGTGCAGCTGATGAACCTTATCCGCTCTGTAAGGACAGTAATGAGAG TGCCACTGATAGCTGTTAATTCAGTCTGCATtgtgctgctgcttctgtttgGATGA
- the susd1 gene encoding sushi domain-containing protein 1 isoform X1, with translation MCPTLTDEATKAPAARRPLRKEVFLRVTSAHPLSAASRYWLSNTLSIVAVHQKEVHIYFKKRGRREAGRKSDEVRTASGRLSGRMDKTRRTIIVVFLLFVLSGMPAECQTLDVCATCHPNATCEDKSDGSGKVCNCKYGFVGNGRTFCQDKDECQIEANKICGQHTMCHNTFGSYYCSCLAGYSPSNNMAVFIPNDGTHCQDIDECSITGLCGEGGRCRNLDGSFDCSCQTGYQVHNGYEPFHPQRNSAFCKVVECGQPPSEEDTELLSVTGTTFGSVATFGCDEGFVWRRGENSSVCGADGLWRGPTLVCEEIMCGNPPLIELTEQVWNNKSTPGSSVLYLCKKGFYNKGGQNVSICNENGQWTSPSLSCQEILCGDPPVVLHTGQVWNGSSTPGSTVTYFCTTGFYQSDGNNVSVCTSNGYWTKPDMLCKEIDCGEPLPIPHTVMLWDKTSTLGSYVAYKCDHGYLSIGKGNESVCTSSGKWDATSLSCQEISCGEPLFKPHAKRLWDGTSHIGSVVYYQCEEGYYTRGLKNYSECGENGRWEEIDQWCEEISCGLPLTLPNTKQLWDGNSTQGSVVRYVCMDGFYQESGNHISTCSLSGEWGKISLTCRAKCGPVPFLANSEVVWHNRSVVIHRCEAGYHSWRGSNMSVCDSSGVWQRASLICIESKPPINHLSVYNANCLRWKAEKYEEDTEVYKVTYAGFRDYQRDFHDKGRRFLSSKADQLELCLNLLPLTNYSISMTAVSAKFTATITTNTSLPVPSAPVVYYKEFETSKPTLRLRRSPNTLDPVSFYQVFVLPVEGVMMFDCSFPSSLASSSKLTSPTEYIAAQLDVLNLEAEVNFTVGDGFFYGGFYNAPLESGKNYYILLRAVSQWKMASKSCCVLWAKVTGASYVLRVSSLTATAVVGVAALVILLGYSFSWYEPKTTFPLQTYFSILCVFVCIYIFKFVHSIP, from the exons ATGTGCCCGACACTGACAGATGAAGCCACAAAGGCACCAGCTGCAAGAAGACCATTGAGAAAAGAAGTCTTCCTCAGGGTGACCTCAGCTCACCCACTCTCAGCAGCCTCTCGGTACTGGTTATCAAATACACTCAGCATTGTTGCGGTCCACCAAAAGGaagtacacatttattttaagaaaagagGAAGGAGAGAAGCTGGTAGAAAGTCTGATGAAGTGAGGACAGCTTCGGGAAGACTCTCAGGGAGAATGGATAAAACAAGGCGAACAATTATTGTGGTTTTTCTGCTATTTGTCCTTTCAG GTATGCCAGCAGAGTGCCAGACTTTGGATGTGTGTGCAACCTGCCACCCTAATGCCACATGTGAGGACAAGTCCGACGGGTCTGGTAAAGTTTGTAACTGCAAATATGGCTTTGTTGGAAATGGAAGAACCTTCTGTCAAG ACAAAGATGAATGCCAGATTGAGGCCAATAAGATCTGTGGGCAGCACACCATGTGCCACAACACATTCGGCAGCTACTACTGTTCCTGCTTGGCTGGATACAGCCCCTCTAATAATATGGCTGTCTTCATCCCAAATGATGGAACCCACTGCCAGG ATATTGATGAGTGCAGTATCACTGGGTTATGTGGGGAGGGGGGTCGGTGCAGAAATCTTGATGGCAGCTTTGACTGCAGCTGCCAGACGGGATACCAAGTCCACAATGGATACGAGCCCTTTCATCCACAGAGGAACAGTGCTTTCTGCAAAG TGGTTGAATGTGGCCAGCCTCCTTCAGAGGAGGACACAGAGCTGCTGTCAGTCACAGGAACCACATTTGGTAGTGTGGCCACATTCGGCTGTGACGAAGGCTTTGTGTGGAGGAGGGGAGAAAACAGCTCTGTGTGTGGAGCTGATGGACTGTGGAGAGGACCCACCCTGGTTTGTGAAG AGATCATGTGTGGAAATCCTCCTTTAATTGAATTAACAGAGCAGGTGTGGAACAATAAGTCAACCCCTGGCAGCTCTGTGCTCTATCTCTGTAAGAAGGGCTTTTATAACAAAGGAGGACAAAATGTGTCCATCTGTAATGAAAACGGTCAATGGACATCTCCGTCCCTGTCATGCCAAG AGATATTATGTGGAGACCCTCCTGTTGTGCTTCACACTGGACAGGTGTGGAATGGCAGCTCCACCCCTGGAAGCACAGTTACTTACTTTTGTACAACAGGATTTTATCAGAGTGATGGAAACAATGTGTCAGTGTGCACAAGCAATGGCTACTGGACGAAGCCTGACATGTTATGCAAAG AAATTGACTGTGGAGAACCCTTACCAATCCCCCACACAGTCATGCTGTGGGATAAAACCTCCACTCTGGGCTCTTATGTTGCTTATAAGTGTGACCATGGATATCTCAGTATTGGAAAAGGGAATGAATCAGTTTGTACTTCCAGTGGAAAATGGGATGCGACCTCTCTGTCTTGTCAAG AAATCAGTTGTGGAGAGCCGCTATTTAAACCACATGCTAAAAGGTTATGGGATGGCACATCGCACATTGGTAGTGTCGTCTATTACCAGTGTGAAGAAGGATATTACACAAGAGGCCTGAAAAACTACTCAGAGTGTGGAGAAaatggacggtgggaggaaatTGATCAGTGGTGTGAAG AAATAAGCTGCGGCCTTCCACTAACTCTCCCCAACACTAAACAGCTGTGGGATGGTAACAGTACACAAGGCAGTGTTGTGCGCTATGTgtgtatggatggattttaCCAGGAAAGTGGAAATCACATTTCAACATGTTCACTATCAGGAGAGTGGGGGAAAATATCTTTAACTTGCAGAG CTAAATGTGGCCCTGTTCCCTTCCTTGCCAACTCAGAGGTAGTGTGGCATAACAGAAGTGTTGTGATCCACCGCTGTGAAGCAGGATATCACAGCTGGAggggcagcaacatgtctgtgtgtgacaGCTCTGGGGTATGGCAGAGAGCTTCTCTCATATGTATTG AAAGCAAGCCTCCTATAAATCATCTATCAGTCTATAATGCGAATTGTCTGCGGTGGAAAGCAGAAAAGTATGAAGAAGATACAGAAGTTTACAAG GTGACTTACGCTGGGTTCAGAGACTACCAGAGAGACTTTCATGACAAAGGGAGGCGCTTTCTGAGCTCCAAGGCTGATCAGCTTGAACTCTGCCTCAACTTGCTTCCTTTAACAAACTACAGCATTTCTATGACTGCAGTGTCGGCCAAATTCACAGCGACCATCACCACTAACACCAGTTTACCAG TGCCTTCAGCTCCAGTTGTCTACTACAAAGAATTTGAGACTTCAAAACCAACTTTGAGGCTACGCAGATCACCCAACACACTGGACCCAGTGAG CTTTTACCAAGTCTTTGTGCTTCCAGTAGAGGGGGTTATGATGTTCGACTGTTCCTTTCCTTCAAGCTTAGCCTCATCAAGCAAATTAACATCACCAACAGAGTACATAGCTGCCCAGCTTGATGTCCTAAATCTTGAAGCAGAAGTTAATTTTACTGTAGGGGATGGATTCTTCTATGGCGGCTTCTATAATGCACCGCTGGAGAGTGGGAAAAACTATTATATCCTCTTACGAGCTGTCAGCCAGTGGAAAATG GCCTCAAAAAGTTGCTGTGTCCTGTGGGCAAAAGTAACAG GTGCATCGTATGTCTTGAGGGTTTCATCACTGACTGCTACTGCAGTAGTTGGAGTGGCTGCTTTGGTTATATTGTTGGGGTACAGTTTCTCCTGGTATGAACCAAAGACCACATTTCCCCTTCAAACATATTTCAGtattttgtgtgtctttgtgtgtatatatata TTTAAGTTTGTTCATTCCATTCCTTAA
- the susd1 gene encoding sushi domain-containing protein 1 isoform X2 gives MCPTLTDEATKAPAARRPLRKEVFLRVTSAHPLSAASRYWLSNTLSIVAVHQKEVHIYFKKRGRREAGRKSDEVRTASGRLSGRMDKTRRTIIVVFLLFVLSGMPAECQTLDVCATCHPNATCEDKSDGSGKVCNCKYGFVGNGRTFCQDKDECQIEANKICGQHTMCHNTFGSYYCSCLAGYSPSNNMAVFIPNDGTHCQDIDECSITGLCGEGGRCRNLDGSFDCSCQTGYQVHNGYEPFHPQRNSAFCKVVECGQPPSEEDTELLSVTGTTFGSVATFGCDEGFVWRRGENSSVCGADGLWRGPTLVCEEIMCGNPPLIELTEQVWNNKSTPGSSVLYLCKKGFYNKGGQNVSICNENGQWTSPSLSCQEILCGDPPVVLHTGQVWNGSSTPGSTVTYFCTTGFYQSDGNNVSVCTSNGYWTKPDMLCKEIDCGEPLPIPHTVMLWDKTSTLGSYVAYKCDHGYLSIGKGNESVCTSSGKWDATSLSCQEISCGEPLFKPHAKRLWDGTSHIGSVVYYQCEEGYYTRGLKNYSECGENGRWEEIDQWCEEISCGLPLTLPNTKQLWDGNSTQGSVVRYVCMDGFYQESGNHISTCSLSGEWGKISLTCRAKCGPVPFLANSEVVWHNRSVVIHRCEAGYHSWRGSNMSVCDSSGVWQRASLICIESKPPINHLSVYNANCLRWKAEKYEEDTEVYKVTYAGFRDYQRDFHDKGRRFLSSKADQLELCLNLLPLTNYSISMTAVSAKFTATITTNTSLPVPSAPVVYYKEFETSKPTLRLRRSPNTLDPVSFYQVFVLPVEGVMMFDCSFPSSLASSSKLTSPTEYIAAQLDVLNLEAEVNFTVGDGFFYGGFYNAPLESGKNYYILLRAVSQWKMASKSCCVLWAKVTGASYVLRVSSLTATAVVGVAALVILLGYSFSWCVKKM, from the exons ATGTGCCCGACACTGACAGATGAAGCCACAAAGGCACCAGCTGCAAGAAGACCATTGAGAAAAGAAGTCTTCCTCAGGGTGACCTCAGCTCACCCACTCTCAGCAGCCTCTCGGTACTGGTTATCAAATACACTCAGCATTGTTGCGGTCCACCAAAAGGaagtacacatttattttaagaaaagagGAAGGAGAGAAGCTGGTAGAAAGTCTGATGAAGTGAGGACAGCTTCGGGAAGACTCTCAGGGAGAATGGATAAAACAAGGCGAACAATTATTGTGGTTTTTCTGCTATTTGTCCTTTCAG GTATGCCAGCAGAGTGCCAGACTTTGGATGTGTGTGCAACCTGCCACCCTAATGCCACATGTGAGGACAAGTCCGACGGGTCTGGTAAAGTTTGTAACTGCAAATATGGCTTTGTTGGAAATGGAAGAACCTTCTGTCAAG ACAAAGATGAATGCCAGATTGAGGCCAATAAGATCTGTGGGCAGCACACCATGTGCCACAACACATTCGGCAGCTACTACTGTTCCTGCTTGGCTGGATACAGCCCCTCTAATAATATGGCTGTCTTCATCCCAAATGATGGAACCCACTGCCAGG ATATTGATGAGTGCAGTATCACTGGGTTATGTGGGGAGGGGGGTCGGTGCAGAAATCTTGATGGCAGCTTTGACTGCAGCTGCCAGACGGGATACCAAGTCCACAATGGATACGAGCCCTTTCATCCACAGAGGAACAGTGCTTTCTGCAAAG TGGTTGAATGTGGCCAGCCTCCTTCAGAGGAGGACACAGAGCTGCTGTCAGTCACAGGAACCACATTTGGTAGTGTGGCCACATTCGGCTGTGACGAAGGCTTTGTGTGGAGGAGGGGAGAAAACAGCTCTGTGTGTGGAGCTGATGGACTGTGGAGAGGACCCACCCTGGTTTGTGAAG AGATCATGTGTGGAAATCCTCCTTTAATTGAATTAACAGAGCAGGTGTGGAACAATAAGTCAACCCCTGGCAGCTCTGTGCTCTATCTCTGTAAGAAGGGCTTTTATAACAAAGGAGGACAAAATGTGTCCATCTGTAATGAAAACGGTCAATGGACATCTCCGTCCCTGTCATGCCAAG AGATATTATGTGGAGACCCTCCTGTTGTGCTTCACACTGGACAGGTGTGGAATGGCAGCTCCACCCCTGGAAGCACAGTTACTTACTTTTGTACAACAGGATTTTATCAGAGTGATGGAAACAATGTGTCAGTGTGCACAAGCAATGGCTACTGGACGAAGCCTGACATGTTATGCAAAG AAATTGACTGTGGAGAACCCTTACCAATCCCCCACACAGTCATGCTGTGGGATAAAACCTCCACTCTGGGCTCTTATGTTGCTTATAAGTGTGACCATGGATATCTCAGTATTGGAAAAGGGAATGAATCAGTTTGTACTTCCAGTGGAAAATGGGATGCGACCTCTCTGTCTTGTCAAG AAATCAGTTGTGGAGAGCCGCTATTTAAACCACATGCTAAAAGGTTATGGGATGGCACATCGCACATTGGTAGTGTCGTCTATTACCAGTGTGAAGAAGGATATTACACAAGAGGCCTGAAAAACTACTCAGAGTGTGGAGAAaatggacggtgggaggaaatTGATCAGTGGTGTGAAG AAATAAGCTGCGGCCTTCCACTAACTCTCCCCAACACTAAACAGCTGTGGGATGGTAACAGTACACAAGGCAGTGTTGTGCGCTATGTgtgtatggatggattttaCCAGGAAAGTGGAAATCACATTTCAACATGTTCACTATCAGGAGAGTGGGGGAAAATATCTTTAACTTGCAGAG CTAAATGTGGCCCTGTTCCCTTCCTTGCCAACTCAGAGGTAGTGTGGCATAACAGAAGTGTTGTGATCCACCGCTGTGAAGCAGGATATCACAGCTGGAggggcagcaacatgtctgtgtgtgacaGCTCTGGGGTATGGCAGAGAGCTTCTCTCATATGTATTG AAAGCAAGCCTCCTATAAATCATCTATCAGTCTATAATGCGAATTGTCTGCGGTGGAAAGCAGAAAAGTATGAAGAAGATACAGAAGTTTACAAG GTGACTTACGCTGGGTTCAGAGACTACCAGAGAGACTTTCATGACAAAGGGAGGCGCTTTCTGAGCTCCAAGGCTGATCAGCTTGAACTCTGCCTCAACTTGCTTCCTTTAACAAACTACAGCATTTCTATGACTGCAGTGTCGGCCAAATTCACAGCGACCATCACCACTAACACCAGTTTACCAG TGCCTTCAGCTCCAGTTGTCTACTACAAAGAATTTGAGACTTCAAAACCAACTTTGAGGCTACGCAGATCACCCAACACACTGGACCCAGTGAG CTTTTACCAAGTCTTTGTGCTTCCAGTAGAGGGGGTTATGATGTTCGACTGTTCCTTTCCTTCAAGCTTAGCCTCATCAAGCAAATTAACATCACCAACAGAGTACATAGCTGCCCAGCTTGATGTCCTAAATCTTGAAGCAGAAGTTAATTTTACTGTAGGGGATGGATTCTTCTATGGCGGCTTCTATAATGCACCGCTGGAGAGTGGGAAAAACTATTATATCCTCTTACGAGCTGTCAGCCAGTGGAAAATG GCCTCAAAAAGTTGCTGTGTCCTGTGGGCAAAAGTAACAG GTGCATCGTATGTCTTGAGGGTTTCATCACTGACTGCTACTGCAGTAGTTGGAGTGGCTGCTTTGGTTATATTGTTGGGGTACAGTTTCTCCTG GTGTGTCAAGAAAATGTAG